The stretch of DNA CCGTTTTTCTTTACGCGATGGCTCAGCAGGAGCCGATTTGGCCGTAGTTGGGGCTTCCACTGCGGTTGGCGCAGGGGTCACGGTGGGTTGCGGTGCGCTGGTTGTTTGCTTAGGTGGTTCCGGCTCTTTGCCTGCTCTTTTGGCCTGACGCTGCCGTTCTTTTTCGGCTTGCCGCGCTTCGTATTCGCGTTGTTTCTGCGCCCACTCGGCCCGGATCTGCCGTTCGCGCTGAACTTCGCGTTCTACTTTTTCTTTCTGCCGCTGCTCGGCGGGGGTCAGGGTGCGGGCGGCTGGAGCCGTAGTTTTGGGTTGTTGTGCAAGGGCTGTTGTGCCGGTTATTCCAAGCAGAAGCAACGTTAGTAGCGGGTGTTTCATAAAAAGCCAGATAACTGAAACAGCAAAGAGCACAGCCGCAATGGCTATGCCCTTACCAAATGCTATTTCTTCAATGCAGCGTAATGTTTATAAAAATAGGGGATTGTTTCGATGCCTTTGTAGAAGTTGAACAGGCCGTAGCTTTCATTGGGCGAGTGCAGCGCGTCGGAGTCTAACCCAAAACCCATCAGAATGGATTTGATACCTAACTCACGCTCAAACAAAGCCACAATCGGAATGCTGCCTCCGCCCCGCGTTGGAATGGGTTTCTTACCCCAGGCTTCTTCAAACGCCCGGCTGGCGGCTTCAAACTCCACCGAATCGGTCGGCGTCACATAGGGTAATCCACCATGATGTGGCTTCACCACTACCGATACGCCCGCCGGAGCAATGGCTTTAAAATGGTTGGTAAACAACTCCGTAATTTCATCGGGCGTTTGGTTAGGTACTAAACGCATACTGATTTTGGCCGATGCTTTCGAGGGTAGCACCGTCTTGGCTCCTTCGCCCGTGTAGCCGCCCCAGATGCCGTTTGCGTCGAGCGTGGGCCGGATGCTGGTGCGCTCGTTGGTCGAGTAACCGGCTTCGCCCATTACATCGTTGATGCCGAGGTCGCGTTTGTATTCGTCCAGGTCGAACGGAGCTTTTGCCAGTTCGGCGCGGTCGGCATCGCTCAGGTCAATCACGTTGTCGTAAAAACCAGGAATAGTAATACGACCCTGATCGTCGTGGAGGCTGGCAATCATCTTCGCCAGCACATTGATCGGGTTTGCTACGCCCCCGCCATACACGCCCGAATGCAGATCACGGTTGGGGCCGGTCACTTCCACTTCCACATACGACAACCCCCGCAAGCCCGCTTCGAGCGAAGGGGTTTCGTTCGATATAATGCTCGTATCAGAAATCAGAATTACGTCGGCCTGTAGCATGTCGCGGTGTTCGGCCACAAACGTGCCGAGGTGGTCGGAGCCGACTTCTTCTTCCCCTTCAATCATCACCTTCACATTGCAGGGCAGGCCGTCGGTTGCGCCCATCATCTCAAGGGCTTTGATGTGCATATAAAACTGCCCCTTGTCGTCGCAGGCTCCGCGTGCGTATATGCGCTCGTTGCGGATGGTTGGCTCAAACGGGGGAGTATGCCAGAGTTCGTAAGGGTCGGCGGGCTGAACGTCGTAGTGACCATAGACCAGGACCGTTGGGCGGGCAGGGTCAATTAGTTTTTCGGCGTACACGATGGGATGCCCGGCGGTTTCAAACAGTTGAGCATTGTCTAAACCTGCCGCCGTCAATTTATCGCGGACAAACTCAGCCGCCCGCCGGACGTCGTTTTTGAAGGAAGAATCGGCGGATACCGATGGAATGCGTAACAGGTCGAGCAGTTCATCGAGAAACCGCTGCTTATGTTCGGTAAGATACGTTGTTGACATAGAGGACTGACCCGGTCAAAAAAGTTGCCCCGAAGTTACGTAGTTTTCGCGCAACGACAGGGCAAAGAGCTTTATGATATGATTTTGTAGCTCAGTTTCTTTTC from Spirosoma montaniterrae encodes:
- a CDS encoding dipeptidase, with protein sequence MSTTYLTEHKQRFLDELLDLLRIPSVSADSSFKNDVRRAAEFVRDKLTAAGLDNAQLFETAGHPIVYAEKLIDPARPTVLVYGHYDVQPADPYELWHTPPFEPTIRNERIYARGACDDKGQFYMHIKALEMMGATDGLPCNVKVMIEGEEEVGSDHLGTFVAEHRDMLQADVILISDTSIISNETPSLEAGLRGLSYVEVEVTGPNRDLHSGVYGGGVANPINVLAKMIASLHDDQGRITIPGFYDNVIDLSDADRAELAKAPFDLDEYKRDLGINDVMGEAGYSTNERTSIRPTLDANGIWGGYTGEGAKTVLPSKASAKISMRLVPNQTPDEITELFTNHFKAIAPAGVSVVVKPHHGGLPYVTPTDSVEFEAASRAFEEAWGKKPIPTRGGGSIPIVALFERELGIKSILMGFGLDSDALHSPNESYGLFNFYKGIETIPYFYKHYAALKK